The proteins below are encoded in one region of Clostridium pasteurianum DSM 525 = ATCC 6013:
- a CDS encoding nuclease-related domain-containing protein, whose amino-acid sequence MAIIKSKETSLNIKWIKNLIFQIVAFLTCIASVYAYVYYKNIYISLIIFVVAFIGIIHFHNRSKIYKYGIQGEKAVSKLLCNLSNKYIVYNDIIIGGKEKGAQIDHLVLSTYGIFCIETKNMTGTIIGGEEDSEWIQIKIGKGGTKYEKRFYNPCRQSRGHVNAIKNFFRHSDFKVMPIYSIVVFNNNKYINLKVQGGSTTVLKSENLIQFIESKREVLITSDKLKGIGKFIDKGRW is encoded by the coding sequence ATGGCAATTATAAAAAGTAAAGAAACTTCATTAAACATTAAGTGGATTAAAAATTTAATTTTTCAAATTGTTGCCTTTTTGACATGTATAGCTTCTGTGTATGCTTATGTTTATTATAAGAATATCTATATATCTTTAATAATTTTTGTTGTAGCTTTTATAGGTATTATTCATTTTCACAATAGAAGCAAAATATATAAGTATGGTATTCAAGGAGAAAAGGCAGTATCAAAATTATTATGCAATTTAAGCAATAAATATATAGTATACAATGACATTATAATAGGTGGGAAAGAAAAAGGGGCACAAATAGATCATTTGGTGTTATCCACTTATGGGATATTTTGCATTGAAACAAAAAATATGACTGGAACAATCATTGGGGGAGAAGAAGATAGCGAATGGATTCAGATAAAGATAGGAAAAGGAGGGACTAAATACGAAAAGAGATTTTATAATCCCTGCAGACAGTCTAGAGGACATGTGAACGCCATTAAGAATTTTTTTAGACATTCAGATTTTAAGGTTATGCCAATTTATTCTATCGTTGTTTTTAATAATAATAAATATATAAATTTGAAAGTACAGGGAGGTTCAACTACTGTACTTAAATCTGAGAATTTAATTCAATTTATAGAGAGTAAAAGAGAAGTTTTAATAACTTCTGATAAACTAAAAGGAATAGGAAAATTCATAGATAAAGGAAGGTGGTAG
- a CDS encoding RusA family crossover junction endodeoxyribonuclease, with the protein MNNCHAKVIVNGSPISKSNFKLFNVQGRAILPFNSGRYHDRYALYEEQIAYAARLQNPNVTLSEALIAVLKVYYKSKKRHPDTNNITKSIFDGIEKSGLIINDAQIRRLIIEEFYDAENPRFELELFGESNYCIDYDVVKKDIPDEPIIYSPPPNKKRSFGTSNMNNKKASSGKTICALCNKEINPCNCISANNGKMLICKSCFKKLF; encoded by the coding sequence ATGAACAATTGTCATGCAAAAGTAATAGTAAATGGGTCTCCCATTTCAAAATCAAATTTTAAATTATTTAATGTACAGGGAAGGGCTATTTTACCTTTTAATTCTGGAAGATATCACGACAGATATGCCCTTTATGAAGAACAAATAGCCTATGCAGCAAGACTACAAAATCCAAATGTTACATTGTCAGAAGCTCTAATTGCAGTTTTGAAGGTCTATTATAAAAGTAAAAAAAGGCATCCTGACACAAACAACATAACAAAAAGTATATTTGACGGTATAGAAAAAAGCGGTCTTATAATAAATGATGCTCAAATAAGAAGACTTATAATTGAAGAATTTTATGATGCCGAAAATCCAAGATTTGAATTGGAATTATTCGGAGAAAGTAACTACTGCATAGATTATGATGTAGTAAAAAAGGATATTCCAGATGAGCCTATTATCTATTCTCCTCCACCCAATAAAAAAAGAAGTTTTGGAACTTCCAATATGAATAATAAAAAAGCATCTTCTGGAAAAACTATATGTGCCTTATGTAATAAAGAAATAAATCCCTGTAATTGTATTTCTGCAAATAATGGCAAAATGCTTATATGTAAATCCTGCTTTAAAAAATTATTTTAA
- a CDS encoding carbon starvation CstA family protein: MNSIVLVIIGALILVLGYRFYGCWIAAKVLVLDKNREVPAKKFEDGHDYLPTNKWVLLGQHFAAIAGAGPLIGPVLAAQFGYLPGTLWILIGGVLAGAVHDLVILFASVRQDGQTIAEIARKNLGTRMGFITSISVIFILIITMAGLGLPIVNSLANSPWGTFTVGFTIPASIFIGIYLKFIRPGKIGEATIIGMALILIGVILGPTIQTSIIAPFFTFNVKQISLILAIYGFCGAVLPVWLLLLPRGYLSTYMKVGVILILVLGIILVRPIIQMPAFTPFVNGGGPIVPGKVFPFIFITIACGALSGFHCLISTGTSPKLIANEKDILPVGYGSMVIESFVALIALIAATCLPTADYFAINSAPALFAKLNMIPKELPMLSQLVGENLAGRPGGSVSLAVGMSYVFYKIPGLKALMSYWYHFCIMFEALFILTTIDSGTRIGRYLFQDLFGKFYKPFKKQDSWFNTILFSFIMTFCWGYLLYTGNISTIWPLFGVANQSLAAITFAIGTSVLIKMKKKKYILITIIPMIFISVATLTASFENIIGNYIPNHKTTLTVLSIILIVILAVILYESIKSWISDLKSHKYDSPKKTTVKENVNIGIDTSTK; encoded by the coding sequence ATGAATTCTATAGTTTTAGTAATCATAGGTGCATTAATATTAGTCCTAGGTTACAGATTTTATGGCTGCTGGATAGCAGCAAAAGTCCTTGTACTAGACAAAAACAGAGAAGTGCCAGCTAAAAAATTTGAAGATGGACATGACTATCTGCCTACTAACAAATGGGTTCTTCTAGGTCAGCATTTTGCGGCAATTGCTGGTGCGGGACCACTTATAGGACCAGTTCTTGCAGCTCAATTCGGTTATCTTCCAGGTACACTTTGGATTTTAATTGGTGGTGTCCTCGCTGGAGCTGTACATGATTTAGTTATCTTATTTGCATCAGTAAGACAAGATGGGCAGACAATTGCTGAAATTGCAAGAAAAAATCTAGGTACCAGAATGGGTTTTATTACATCTATTTCAGTTATTTTTATATTAATAATAACCATGGCTGGACTTGGACTTCCAATAGTAAATTCTCTTGCCAACAGTCCTTGGGGAACTTTTACAGTTGGTTTTACCATTCCAGCTTCAATATTTATAGGTATTTATCTTAAATTCATACGTCCTGGTAAAATAGGTGAAGCTACTATAATAGGTATGGCACTTATATTAATAGGAGTTATTCTTGGACCAACTATTCAAACTTCAATCATCGCTCCATTTTTTACTTTCAATGTAAAACAGATATCACTTATTCTCGCTATATATGGTTTTTGCGGAGCTGTTCTTCCAGTATGGCTGTTACTACTGCCAAGAGGTTACCTAAGTACTTATATGAAGGTTGGCGTTATATTAATACTTGTGCTTGGTATTATACTGGTCAGACCAATCATACAAATGCCTGCATTTACGCCTTTTGTTAATGGCGGCGGTCCCATAGTTCCCGGGAAAGTATTTCCTTTCATATTTATAACCATAGCCTGCGGTGCCCTCTCTGGATTCCATTGTCTTATAAGTACAGGTACTTCACCAAAACTTATTGCAAATGAAAAAGACATATTGCCTGTAGGATATGGTTCAATGGTCATAGAATCCTTTGTAGCTTTAATTGCACTTATTGCTGCTACTTGTCTTCCAACAGCTGATTATTTCGCTATAAACTCTGCACCTGCCCTATTCGCAAAACTTAATATGATTCCAAAAGAATTACCTATGCTATCACAACTGGTAGGAGAAAATCTGGCAGGAAGGCCTGGTGGTTCCGTATCTCTTGCAGTAGGTATGTCCTATGTATTTTATAAAATTCCAGGTTTAAAAGCTTTAATGTCTTACTGGTATCATTTCTGCATAATGTTTGAAGCTTTATTCATTCTTACAACTATAGATTCAGGTACCAGAATAGGAAGATATCTATTTCAGGATTTATTCGGTAAATTTTACAAACCTTTTAAAAAACAAGATTCTTGGTTCAATACTATATTATTCAGTTTCATTATGACTTTCTGCTGGGGATATTTATTATATACAGGAAATATATCAACCATTTGGCCTTTATTTGGTGTAGCAAATCAAAGTCTGGCTGCTATAACCTTTGCTATAGGTACCTCGGTATTAATAAAAATGAAAAAGAAAAAATATATACTTATAACAATAATACCTATGATATTTATAAGTGTAGCTACTTTGACGGCATCCTTTGAAAATATAATTGGCAATTACATTCCAAACCACAAAACTACCCTTACAGTATTATCTATAATTCTCATAGTTATACTGGCAGTCATATTATATGAAAGCATAAAGAGCTGGATTTCTGATTTAAAATCTCATAAATATGATTCTCCAAAAAAGACTACTGTAAAAGAAAATGTTAATATAGGAATAGATACTTCTACTAAATAA
- a CDS encoding LytS/YhcK type 5TM receptor domain-containing protein, translated as MIYIKLLENMSLIVLFAYMYNQSNLLKKLIEKNSRRRNKIFVILFFALLGVIGNYTGIDIGPYAKHEINISKGNLGIYDAIANTRPIASIVSGYIYGPFIGMMVGIISGTHRYFLGGFTAFACGISTVVEGIIAGIIGNKVKNKNFNIRYACIAAVIAEAFQMLIILILSYPFYSAVNLVKAIAVPMILINSMGTIIFISTIKSAKEDCNRIAAIEAQKALNIARKTLKYMRKGLNTDTAKKVSNIIYETTNIDGIFIGNKEGILTCSGEDINKKFLIDILKGYYKSPSYKTIKIDNMFFICSPFKIDNSDFEGVLGLGMKSKKNITVYFTEFAEELSELLSNQIELYKLNKLAEEASTAKFRILRAQIEPHFLFNALNTISSFCRTNPLKARDLILNLSNYFRKTLKRQEDFVHLKEEVDFIQSYFSIEKARFGDRLKLFIDIPDKIMDAKVPSFILQPIVENAVKHGILPKMEGGSIYLRVSLEGSEINFSIEDTGIGMDEERLREVLINWPGIGLKNVNERLKLLYGQESALSIETHLNSGTKINFIIPIKEEEVVNG; from the coding sequence TTGATATATATTAAATTACTGGAAAATATGTCTCTTATTGTACTGTTTGCTTATATGTACAATCAATCCAATCTTTTAAAAAAATTAATAGAAAAAAATTCAAGAAGGAGAAATAAGATTTTTGTAATTCTATTTTTTGCTTTATTAGGTGTTATAGGTAATTATACGGGAATAGATATAGGTCCCTATGCAAAACATGAAATTAATATATCCAAAGGAAATTTAGGAATTTATGATGCTATAGCAAATACAAGACCTATAGCCTCCATAGTATCGGGATATATTTATGGACCTTTTATTGGAATGATGGTGGGGATTATTTCAGGTACTCATAGATATTTCTTAGGAGGATTTACTGCTTTTGCCTGTGGAATATCTACTGTAGTGGAGGGGATTATAGCCGGAATTATAGGTAATAAAGTAAAAAATAAAAATTTTAACATAAGATATGCCTGCATAGCAGCAGTAATTGCAGAAGCTTTTCAAATGCTTATAATTTTAATATTATCATATCCTTTTTATAGCGCTGTGAATTTAGTTAAAGCTATAGCCGTACCTATGATATTAATAAATTCTATGGGAACTATTATCTTTATAAGTACAATAAAAAGTGCTAAGGAGGACTGCAATAGAATTGCTGCTATAGAGGCACAAAAGGCTTTGAATATAGCAAGAAAAACTTTAAAGTATATGAGAAAAGGTCTTAATACTGATACAGCAAAGAAAGTTTCTAATATAATATACGAAACTACTAATATAGATGGAATATTTATAGGTAATAAAGAGGGAATATTAACTTGCTCAGGTGAAGATATAAATAAAAAATTTTTAATAGACATATTAAAAGGCTATTATAAATCTCCAAGTTACAAAACTATAAAAATAGACAATATGTTTTTCATATGTTCGCCTTTTAAAATAGATAATTCGGATTTTGAAGGAGTACTGGGGCTTGGAATGAAATCTAAAAAAAATATTACTGTCTATTTTACAGAGTTTGCAGAAGAGCTAAGTGAATTATTGTCAAATCAAATAGAATTATATAAATTGAACAAGCTAGCGGAGGAAGCATCAACAGCAAAATTTAGAATTCTTCGTGCTCAAATAGAGCCACATTTTTTATTCAATGCTTTGAATACCATTTCATCTTTTTGCAGAACTAATCCATTAAAAGCTAGAGACCTTATATTAAATCTATCTAATTATTTTAGAAAGACATTGAAGCGGCAAGAAGATTTTGTTCATCTAAAAGAAGAAGTGGATTTTATTCAATCTTATTTTTCTATTGAAAAGGCAAGATTTGGAGATAGATTAAAACTATTTATTGATATACCAGACAAAATTATGGATGCTAAAGTACCTTCGTTTATATTACAGCCAATTGTGGAGAATGCAGTAAAACATGGAATATTACCTAAAATGGAAGGAGGAAGTATATATTTAAGAGTTTCTCTGGAAGGTAGTGAAATAAATTTTTCTATAGAAGATACAGGTATTGGAATGGATGAAGAAAGACTAAGGGAAGTTCTCATAAATTGGCCTGGTATAGGTCTTAAAAACGTTAATGAAAGATTAAAATTATTGTATGGACAAGAATCTGCATTAAGTATAGAAACTCATTTGAATAGTGGAACAAAAATTAATTTTATCATACCCATTAAAGAGGAGGAAGTAGTGAATGGATAA
- a CDS encoding single-stranded DNA-binding protein, whose amino-acid sequence MNKVLLVGRLVRDPELKHIESNGREVCNFTVAVNRNFINAKGEREADFVPVVVWGKTAELVCNYMKKGRLLSISGRLQIRSYETKDGNRKYVTEVIGEEVLFLDSKKESAS is encoded by the coding sequence ATGAATAAAGTTTTATTGGTAGGAAGATTGGTAAGGGATCCTGAATTAAAACATATCGAATCAAATGGAAGAGAAGTATGCAATTTTACAGTGGCAGTAAACAGAAACTTTATAAATGCAAAAGGGGAGAGAGAAGCTGACTTTGTTCCAGTAGTGGTTTGGGGTAAGACCGCAGAACTTGTATGCAATTATATGAAAAAGGGAAGACTTCTTAGTATTAGCGGAAGACTCCAGATAAGAAGTTATGAAACAAAAGATGGAAATAGAAAATATGTAACAGAAGTAATAGGAGAAGAAGTACTATTTTTAGATTCTAAAAAGGAAAGTGCAAGTTAA
- a CDS encoding YitT family protein — translation MINSIWEEGFLTKNQFVTIKSIFLILLGSFISAIAVNMFFIPFKLLSGGIGGISLIIQYLSGIPAGYFIILLNIPLFILSIKEIDREFTILTILGTLAQSTFLILTRNISGYFHLNDILLSGIYGGVLQGIAMGIIFGNHGSLAGSDIISVIMRKRYDYDVGKINFIINLLIICVGSVFFGLEKGLYTLMSMYIVSYTVDKAIKGFDRRKLMFIITEKDEEINEKIKSDLNRSSTIFYAEGYYTKKQIKVIYCIVSLSQVPKLKHIVNEIDPHAFMSILDAAEVHGKGFKNTF, via the coding sequence ATGATAAATAGTATATGGGAGGAAGGATTTTTGACAAAGAACCAGTTTGTGACAATTAAAAGTATATTTTTAATACTACTAGGTAGTTTTATTTCTGCCATAGCAGTAAATATGTTTTTTATACCCTTTAAACTTTTAAGTGGAGGTATTGGTGGTATTTCTCTTATCATACAATATCTCAGCGGTATTCCAGCAGGATACTTTATAATATTGCTTAACATACCTTTGTTTATATTGAGTATAAAAGAAATAGACAGGGAATTTACCATATTAACTATATTGGGAACTTTAGCTCAATCTACTTTCTTGATATTAACTAGGAATATTTCTGGTTATTTTCACTTAAATGATATTTTACTATCTGGTATCTATGGAGGAGTTCTCCAGGGAATAGCCATGGGAATAATATTTGGAAACCACGGTTCTTTGGCAGGATCAGATATAATTTCTGTAATCATGAGAAAAAGATATGATTATGATGTGGGAAAAATAAATTTTATTATAAATCTATTAATAATATGTGTTGGTTCTGTATTTTTTGGATTGGAAAAAGGATTATATACGCTAATGTCTATGTATATAGTTTCCTATACAGTAGACAAGGCTATCAAAGGCTTTGATAGAAGAAAACTGATGTTTATAATAACAGAGAAGGATGAAGAAATAAATGAGAAAATTAAAAGTGATCTTAACAGGTCTTCTACCATTTTTTATGCAGAAGGTTACTATACAAAGAAACAAATTAAGGTAATATATTGTATAGTTTCTCTATCACAGGTGCCAAAATTGAAACATATAGTAAATGAAATAGATCCTCATGCATTTATGTCAATACTCGATGCTGCTGAAGTGCATGGAAAAGGCTTTAAAAATACATTTTAG
- the tsaD gene encoding tRNA (adenosine(37)-N6)-threonylcarbamoyltransferase complex transferase subunit TsaD, which produces MDKYIKILAIESSCDETSAAVVVNGRKVLSNIISSQIDIHTKFGGVVPEVASRKHIEVISAVVEEALKKAEISFEDIDAIGVTYGPGLVGALLVGVQYAKGLAYSLGKPLVGVNHIEGHISANFIQYENLEPPFVCLVVSGGHTFIVYMKNYGDFEVMGQTRDDAAGEAYDKVARAIGLGYPGGPKIDKLSKEGNENAIKFPRANFHEKSLDFSFSGVKSAVLNYLNKMEMKKEKINKADVAASFQKAVVDFLVDNAMKACEIKKVNRIAIAGGVASNSALRKVMIEEGKRKNINILFPEPVLCTDNAAMIGSAAYFEYIKGVTAPLDFNAVPNLKLGER; this is translated from the coding sequence ATGGATAAATATATAAAAATACTTGCTATTGAGAGCAGTTGTGATGAAACTTCTGCAGCAGTAGTAGTAAATGGAAGAAAGGTATTGTCAAATATAATATCTTCACAGATAGATATACATACTAAATTTGGTGGAGTTGTACCAGAAGTAGCTTCACGAAAACATATTGAAGTAATAAGTGCAGTAGTGGAAGAGGCCTTAAAAAAAGCAGAAATTTCTTTTGAGGATATTGATGCCATAGGGGTTACTTATGGACCGGGATTAGTAGGAGCATTGCTGGTTGGAGTACAATATGCAAAGGGATTAGCCTATTCTTTAGGTAAGCCACTTGTAGGAGTTAATCACATAGAGGGTCATATAAGCGCAAATTTTATTCAGTATGAAAATTTAGAGCCCCCTTTTGTGTGTCTTGTAGTGTCCGGTGGTCATACTTTTATAGTTTACATGAAAAATTATGGTGATTTTGAGGTTATGGGACAAACAAGGGATGATGCTGCAGGAGAGGCCTATGACAAGGTGGCAAGAGCCATAGGACTTGGATATCCTGGAGGCCCTAAAATAGATAAACTTTCTAAAGAGGGAAATGAGAATGCAATTAAGTTTCCTAGAGCAAATTTTCATGAAAAATCTTTGGATTTCTCCTTCAGTGGAGTTAAATCAGCAGTGCTTAATTATCTTAATAAGATGGAAATGAAGAAGGAAAAAATAAATAAAGCCGATGTAGCAGCCTCCTTTCAAAAGGCAGTGGTAGATTTTTTGGTAGATAATGCTATGAAAGCCTGTGAAATAAAAAAGGTGAACAGGATAGCTATCGCAGGAGGAGTAGCATCAAATTCTGCTCTTAGAAAAGTTATGATAGAAGAAGGAAAAAGAAAAAATATTAATATATTGTTTCCAGAACCAGTGCTTTGTACTGATAATGCGGCTATGATAGGCAGTGCAGCCTATTTTGAATATATTAAAGGAGTTACTGCACCTTTAGATTTTAATGCGGTACCAAATTTGAAACTTGGTGAGAGATGA
- the abc-f gene encoding ribosomal protection-like ABC-F family protein: protein MIVLSTKNITKGYGIDIILEDVNFTINEGEKVGLIGANGAGKSTLFKILTNQLDQDSGELFIDKNKRVGYLSQHLSLDESNTVYDELLSVFKELLDIEKKLNNLESKMNEPYDIENEEYHNKIIKDYTTLTELYDTKGGYTYKGEINRVLNGLGFSSENYDKIINLLSGGQKTRVALCKLLLTKPDILLLDEPTNHLDLDAIEWLEQYLIAYKGTVILISHDRYFLDAITEKTLEMISGHVNVYSGNYTQALDLKKKNYEVQLKAYKLQQAEIKRQEEIIEKYRSFNREKSIKAAESRQKSLDKIERIKAPDKDGRASRINFETLIKSGNDVLHIENLSKSFGEKQLFKSLNLDIKRGEKTALIGENGRGKTTLFNILMDNIKSDTGIKVLGKNVFIGYYDQEQSDLNDEKTILDEVWDDFPNMTTTELRNALAAFLFTGDDVFKKIHNLSGGEKCRINLLKLMLSKSNFLLLDEPTNHLDIVSREALEEALLGYDGTILVISHDRYFLNKVVSKIYELEINGVKEYLGNYTYYIEKKRNPTRFEEEKTVFGKTKTQINLEKKKKREEEKSKKEEKLKLKNIEEEITDVESKISLLENKLCTEEVYSNPEKSEKINKELLDTKNKLEDLYNQWENYL, encoded by the coding sequence ATGATAGTTTTAAGTACAAAAAATATAACTAAAGGCTATGGAATAGATATAATTTTAGAAGATGTAAACTTTACTATAAATGAAGGTGAAAAAGTAGGTCTTATAGGGGCAAATGGCGCTGGAAAATCTACTTTATTTAAAATCTTAACAAATCAACTAGATCAAGACAGCGGCGAACTATTCATAGATAAAAATAAAAGAGTAGGATATCTTTCTCAGCATCTGTCTTTAGATGAATCAAATACAGTATATGATGAACTTCTATCTGTATTTAAAGAATTATTGGATATTGAAAAAAAATTAAATAACCTGGAATCAAAGATGAATGAACCTTATGATATTGAAAATGAAGAATATCATAACAAAATAATAAAGGATTATACCACTTTAACAGAACTTTATGACACTAAAGGAGGTTATACCTATAAAGGCGAAATAAATAGAGTTTTAAATGGACTTGGATTTTCCTCAGAAAATTATGATAAAATTATAAATCTTTTAAGTGGTGGTCAAAAAACAAGAGTAGCTCTTTGTAAACTTCTACTCACAAAACCAGATATTCTTCTCTTGGATGAGCCAACTAATCATTTGGATTTAGATGCCATTGAATGGCTCGAACAGTATCTTATAGCTTATAAGGGTACTGTAATTTTAATATCTCATGACAGATATTTTTTAGATGCTATAACTGAAAAAACCTTGGAAATGATATCTGGCCACGTGAATGTATATTCCGGAAATTATACCCAAGCATTAGATTTAAAAAAGAAAAATTATGAAGTTCAATTAAAAGCTTATAAATTACAACAGGCTGAAATAAAAAGGCAAGAAGAAATAATTGAAAAATATAGATCTTTTAATAGAGAAAAAAGTATAAAAGCAGCTGAAAGCAGGCAAAAATCTTTAGATAAAATTGAAAGAATAAAAGCCCCCGATAAAGATGGAAGAGCATCAAGAATTAATTTTGAAACTTTAATCAAAAGTGGTAATGATGTACTTCACATCGAAAATTTATCAAAAAGTTTCGGTGAAAAACAGCTATTTAAATCTTTAAATCTGGATATAAAACGTGGAGAAAAAACAGCTCTTATAGGTGAAAATGGAAGAGGTAAAACTACTCTTTTTAACATATTGATGGATAATATTAAAAGCGATACCGGTATAAAGGTTTTAGGTAAAAATGTATTCATAGGATATTATGATCAGGAACAGTCTGATTTGAACGATGAAAAAACTATTCTAGATGAAGTATGGGATGATTTTCCCAATATGACTACCACAGAACTTAGAAATGCCTTAGCTGCTTTTTTATTTACTGGTGATGACGTTTTTAAGAAAATACATAATCTTAGTGGTGGAGAAAAATGTAGAATTAATCTTTTAAAATTGATGTTGTCTAAAAGTAATTTTCTTCTTCTAGATGAGCCTACAAACCACCTTGATATAGTATCCCGTGAAGCTCTAGAAGAAGCTCTTTTAGGTTATGACGGTACTATCCTTGTAATTTCTCATGATAGATATTTTTTAAATAAGGTTGTTTCTAAAATCTACGAACTTGAAATAAATGGAGTAAAAGAGTACTTAGGTAATTACACTTATTATATAGAAAAGAAGAGAAATCCTACTAGATTTGAAGAGGAGAAAACAGTTTTTGGTAAAACAAAAACTCAAATAAATCTGGAGAAAAAGAAAAAAAGAGAAGAAGAAAAATCTAAAAAAGAAGAAAAACTTAAGCTAAAAAATATTGAAGAAGAAATAACTGATGTTGAAAGTAAAATATCACTACTTGAAAATAAATTATGTACCGAAGAAGTTTATTCAAATCCTGAAAAAAGTGAAAAAATAAATAAAGAACTTTTGGATACTAAAAATAAATTAGAAGATTTATACAACCAGTGGGAAAATTACCTGTAA
- a CDS encoding redox-sensing transcriptional repressor Rex, whose translation MEKKKNISMAVIKRLPKYHRYLNELVNNEVDRISSKELSEKIGFTASQIRQDLNCFGDFGQQGYGYNVKDLHYQICNILGITKDYETIIVGAGNIGQAIANYTNFQKMGFKTNAIFDINPKLFGLKIRDIEIYDIDYLEPFLQKNPIDIATISVPPKNAQSVCDILVKNGVKGIWNFAPVDLIAPADVMVENVHLSESLLTLTCLMNKTI comes from the coding sequence TTGGAAAAGAAAAAAAATATATCTATGGCAGTAATAAAAAGACTTCCTAAGTATCATAGATATCTAAACGAATTAGTTAATAATGAAGTTGATAGAATCTCATCTAAAGAATTAAGTGAAAAAATAGGTTTCACAGCTTCGCAGATAAGGCAAGATTTAAACTGTTTTGGAGATTTTGGGCAACAGGGATACGGATATAATGTAAAAGATTTACACTATCAAATTTGCAATATACTTGGAATTACAAAGGACTATGAAACTATAATAGTAGGTGCAGGAAATATTGGTCAAGCTATAGCTAATTATACAAATTTTCAAAAAATGGGCTTCAAGACAAATGCTATTTTTGATATAAATCCAAAATTATTTGGACTTAAAATAAGAGATATAGAAATATATGATATTGATTATCTAGAACCGTTTTTACAAAAAAATCCAATAGACATAGCTACTATTTCTGTTCCGCCTAAAAATGCACAAAGTGTATGTGATATATTAGTCAAAAATGGAGTTAAAGGAATATGGAATTTTGCACCAGTTGATCTTATAGCTCCAGCGGATGTAATGGTAGAAAATGTACATTTAAGTGAAAGTTTACTTACATTGACTTGCCTAATGAATAAGACAATATAA
- a CDS encoding LytR/AlgR family response regulator transcription factor: MDKIKCIIVEDEIPAAEELNYIISKNDNILVNRIVHDGKSAVEIVKNEGPDAVFLDINIPGRTGTEVADIIKNFNDSIDIIFVTAYEKYALKAFKLYALDYVLKPFDEERIKITIDRLIDKRSKKNMESEKIPYMLNKLIDKIDKDKKILKKIPCESNGKTILVDASDIYYCYIEEDRTYVKTRKEKYIVMSNLYQLQEKTSFFRCHRSYLVNMDNVKEFYSWFNGTYKLVMDDEKKSEIPISRNNVKKLKEYFGF; the protein is encoded by the coding sequence ATGGATAAAATAAAATGTATTATTGTAGAGGATGAAATACCAGCTGCGGAGGAACTTAATTATATAATATCAAAGAATGATAATATACTTGTGAATAGAATTGTACATGATGGTAAAAGTGCTGTGGAAATTGTAAAAAATGAAGGACCAGATGCAGTTTTTTTAGATATAAATATACCAGGAAGAACTGGAACAGAAGTAGCGGATATAATAAAAAATTTTAATGACTCTATAGATATAATATTTGTTACTGCCTATGAAAAGTATGCATTAAAGGCTTTCAAACTCTATGCTTTGGATTATGTGCTTAAACCTTTTGATGAAGAGAGAATAAAAATTACTATAGATAGGCTTATAGATAAGAGAAGCAAAAAAAATATGGAAAGTGAAAAAATACCCTATATGCTCAATAAGCTAATAGATAAAATAGATAAAGATAAAAAGATATTGAAAAAAATACCCTGTGAAAGTAATGGAAAGACAATTTTAGTAGATGCATCGGATATATATTATTGTTATATAGAGGAGGATAGAACTTATGTAAAAACCAGAAAGGAGAAATATATTGTTATGTCAAATCTATATCAATTACAAGAGAAAACAAGTTTTTTCAGATGCCATAGAAGCTATCTTGTAAATATGGATAATGTAAAGGAATTCTATTCTTGGTTTAATGGTACTTATAAACTTGTTATGGATGATGAGAAGAAATCAGAAATACCTATAAGTAGAAATAATGTAAAAAAACTTAAAGAATATTTTGGTTTTTAA